One stretch of Brettanomyces nanus chromosome 4, complete sequence DNA includes these proteins:
- a CDS encoding uncharacterized protein (BUSCO:EOG093428PK~EggNog:ENOG41) has translation MPLNYLGTLLVDGTDKTPGWFYIKNYGTPLLAAVLAKMYLNGSSNTWQRDLHGKVYIVTGGTSGIGAPLVRELALRGAQLVLLTSQLKSDNSGAVWVTDYVDDLRNSTDNPLIYVEECNLSSLYSVRKFATKWLDNRTARRLDGVICLASERMPIGKSRQVSVDGVEMQMAINYLGQYHLLTLLEPCLKAQPPDRDVRVILATCMSQSIGTLDLDDLLWEVKRYPSGRPWKMYGSSKLMLHMFAKEYQKRLENAGRKDKQPCNIRVNVVNPGITRTPSTRRAISMGSVLGLLVYLLLYPFFWIVLKPCEYGMQSFLYALCCPDLIDISGGQYIRECSVVKTKLRKELQDDELQKNLYDLTARKISELEKKSAIERNRGKPDGNKKKDKRQKKDEMQKKDKKGLTEEDKRGIFMSAFDTEDELQNYKARNANTDDAHSTQLRRLDEKYEATHKKS, from the coding sequence ATGCCTTTGAATTACCTTGGCACGCTTCTTGTAGATGGAACTGATAAAACACCTGGATGGTTCTATATCAAGAATTATGGAACCCCGTTGTTGGCGGCCGTCCTTGCAAAAATGTATCTGAATGGATCTTCTAATACGTGGCAAAGAGACTTACACGGCAAGGTGTATATAGTCACAGGAGGTACCTCAGGAATTGGTGCGCCGTTGGTCAGAGAACTGGCATTGCGTGGTGCTCAGTTGGTTTTACTAACGTCACAATTAAAGTCTGATAATAGTGGAGCAGTTTGGGTAACAGACTATGTAGATGATCTACGAAACTCAACCGATAATCCTTTGATCTACGTCGAAGAGTGCAATCTCTCGTCATTGTATTCTGTTCGGAAGTTTGCTACAAAATGGTTGGATAATCGAACTGCCAGGAGATTGGATGGCGTGATCTGTTTGGCTTCAGAGAGAATGCCCATCGGCAAATCAAGACAAGTCAGCGTTGATGGCGTTGAGATGCAGATGGCCATCAACTACTTGGGCCAATATCATTTGCTAACTCTTTTAGAGCCATGTCTTAAGGCACAACCTCCTGATAGAGATGTGCGAGTGATCCTGGCTACATGCATGAGCCAGTCTATAGGAACTCTGGATTTAGATGATTTGCTTTGGGAAGTGAAAAGATATCCAAGTGGACGGCCCTGGAAGATGTATGGAAGTTCGAAATTGATGCTACACATGTTTGCTAAGGAATATCAGAAGCGACTGGAAAATGCTGGTCGTAAGGACAAACAGCCATGTAACATAAGGGTGAACGTGGTTAATCCAGGTATAACAAGGACACCCTCTACTAGAAGAGCCATTTCCATGGGTAGTGTGCTTGGATTGCTTGTTTATTTGCTATTATATCCTTTTTTCTGGATAGTGTTAAAGCCCTGTGAATATGGAATGCAGTCGTTTTTATACGCACTATGTTGTCCGGATTTGATAGATATAAGTGGTGGACAGTACATAAGGGAATGCTCTGTGGTTAAGACCAAGCTTAGAAAAGAGTTGCAAGACGACGAACTACAAAAGAACTTGTATGATCTTACCGCACGAAAGATCAGTgagttggaaaagaaatctgCCATTGAGAGAAACAGAGGAAAGCCTGATGggaataagaagaaggacaaaaggcagaagaaggacgaaatgcagaagaaggataagaaAGGACTTACTGAAGAGGATAAGAGGGGCATTTTCATGTCTGCTTTTGACACCGAGGATGAGTTACAGAATTATAAAGCCCGGAACGCGAACACCGACGATGCACATAGTACGCAGTTGAGGAGATTGGACGAGAAGTACGAAGCTACTCACAAGAAATCATAA
- a CDS encoding uncharacterized protein (EggNog:ENOG41), producing MVYPELEELSDLDEFGSEVDLGNPCVLAESPQTSDAESFTSDIFDIGRVPTNKSVLYSDPEQRPPIFKSTFQEYICVAVLTFAPAAATMASSSFRTSLQATSQFFNVDGGILSWCVNSVMLANGACLLLTGGMADALGRRNSLIIGYFSYAVFSLIAGFMNNFVVLCILRALMGAAVACATPAAAGFLGSTYRDSKRKNMVMSIFSLGAPVGGASGFFIAGVCIEAFNWRAVQYFIAILFCLLSIFVVFFMPDDETRMQWDRAGQIFRHLDYGGALISLTAFTLICFSLSQVDATADGWRTPYIIALLVVGLALIPLFVIYEIHVPKESLMPMILYESKNFDLCMIISAFSWMNFQGILNYYSIIYFEMIRGYSAIITACCMLPQPFCGVLFNIFAGLNMHRIPGRILVFVGCLGFLASSIIWATLPIDRNYFLGPFWAFLISVLGADFIYNVANRCSLGLVEKEAQSRAAGTFNTIIQLASSVGLGLSSTIVSSKYSLYGTAQEYDHKEELWNAIGYAFYFGVALSGVSLILSLFLQIGVVGAITGSDKDDDEKRKEQQHKQVEVTDSVPALCTENAINENVPNHTNHTAP from the coding sequence ATGGTGTATCCAGAGCTGGAAGAATTGTCAGATTTGGATGAGTTTGGTTCAGAAGTCGATCTTGGCAATCCCTGTGTTTTGGCAGAGTCTCCACAAACCTCAGATGCAGAATCTTTCACTTCGGATATATTTGATATAGGACGAGTTCCTACTAACAAATCAGTATTATACTCTGATCCTGAGCAACGTCCGCCGATATTCAAATCAACTTTCCAAGAGTATATATGTGTTGCTGTACTCACCTTTGCCCCTGCCGCTGCTACaatggcttcttcttctttccggACATCTCTTCAAGCTACGtcccaattcttcaatgtGGACGGTGGCATATTGAGCTGGTGTGTCAACAGTGTTATGCTTGCTAATGGTGCCTGCTTGTTGTTGACAGGAGGAATGGCAGATGCTCTTGGGAGACGTAACTCGTTGATTATTGGTTACTTTTCCTATGCTGTATTTTCGTTGATTGCAGGCTTCATGAACAATTTTGTAGTTTTATGCATACTGCGCGCTCTTATGGGTGCTGCTGTTGCATGTGCAACCCCTGCAGCTGCAGGGTTTCTTGGATCCACCTACAGAGATTCCAAGAGGAAGAATATGGTTATGAGTATCTTCTCACTTGGAGCTCCTGTTGGCGGTGCTTCCGGCTTCTTCATTGCCGGCGTTTGTATTGAGGCGTTCAACTGGCGTGCTGTGCAGTATTTCATTGCAAttcttttttgtcttttaTCGATTTTTGTCGTGTTCTTCATGCCTGATGATGAGACCCGTATGCAGTGGGACCGTGCCGGACAGATTTTTAGGCATTTGGATTATGGAGGCGCTCTCATCTCTCTGACAGCATTCACTCTCATTtgcttttctctttctcagGTGGATGCCACTGCGGATGGTTGGCGGACTCCTTACATCAttgctcttcttgttgtAGGTCTAGCGTTGATTCCATTGTTTGTGATCTACGAAATACACGTTCCCAAGGAATCTCTTATGCCGATGATCCTCTATGAGAGTAAGAATTTTGATCTCTGTATGATCATTTCAGCTTTCTCTTGGATGAACTTTCAAGGCATATTGAACTACTACTCCATTATTTACTTTGAGATGATTCGTGGCTATTCGGCCATTATAACAGCTTGCTGTATGCTTCCGCAGCCTTTTTGTGgtgttcttttcaacatATTTGCTGGTTTAAATATGCACAGGATTCCTGGTCGCATTTTGGTCTTCGTCGGATGTCTAGGTTTCCTTGCCTCTAGTATCATTTGGGCTACCCTTCCGATAGACCGAAACTACTTTTTAGGACCTTTTTGGGCTTTTTTAATTAGTGTTTTGGGAGCGGATTTTATATACAACGTTGCCAATCGTTGCTCGTTGGGCCTCgttgagaaagaagctcaGAGTAGAGCTGCAGGTACTTTTAATACTATCATTCAATTGGCCTCGTCGGTGGGTTTGGGTCTTTCAAGTACaattgtttcttcaaaatataGTCTTTATGGTACAGCCCAGGAATATGATCACAAGGAAGAGTTATGGAATGCTATTGGATACGCCTTTTACTTTGGCGTTGCATTGTCAGGAGTTTCTTTGATCCTCAGTTTGTTTTTGCAGATTGGCGTCGTTGGTGCCATTACTGGATCAGACAAggacgatgatgaaaagaggaaagaacaGCAGCACAAACAAGTTGAAGTTACTGACTCTGTTCCTGCTCTCTGCACAGAAAATGCGATCAATGAAAATGTACCTAATCATACCAATCACACTGCTCCATGA
- a CDS encoding uncharacterized protein (EggNog:ENOG41): protein MTSGYGKEVTLKESSAGESTSEESTHLETGLGERDLLASFRDVSVARSLASTTSDIGRVPTNKSILYLDPEQRPPIFKSTFQEYICVALFTFAPAAASMGSACFQTSLSVTSQYFGIDGGVLTWCVNSIMLANGGCMLLMGGIADALGRRNSLIIGFFSYALFSLIAGFMKNFAVLCILRALMGAAVACATPAAAGFLGSTYKDSKRKNMAMSIFALGSPVGGASGYIIAGVCIIAFNWRAVQYFLAILFGFCSIGVVLFMPDDETRMQGIHASQIFRHLDYGGSFISLAAFTLICFSLTQVDAATDGWGTPYIIALLVVGIVLIPVFVLYEMHIPSQPIMPMALFKSWNFDLCMIISTFSWINFQGVLNYYSIVYFEMIRGYSAILTACCLLPQPICGIFANIFAGLTMHKIPGRIFIFVGCLGFLIASIIWATFPIDRNYFLGPFWAFIVCVLGADFIYNVANRCSLGLVEKEVQSRAAGTFNTIIQLASSVGLGLSSTIVSSKYSLYGTSEQNDHKQEFWNAIRYAFYFGIALSGISLILSLFLRIGVIGAISGPDKDDYEEQHKQDRVADFVPALYSGKNASEEGAASQNMLNDTI, encoded by the coding sequence ATGACTTCAGGATATGGTAAAGAGGtaactttgaaagaatcatcTGCAGGagaatcaacttcagaaGAGTCTACTCACCTGGAAACTGGCCTCGGTGAGAGAGATCTCTTGGCAAGTTTTAGGGATGTTTCCGTCGCCAGATCTCttgcttcaacaacttctgATATAGGACGAGTTCCTACTAACAAATCAATATTGTACCTTGATCCTGAGCAGCGTCCGCCAATATTTaaatcaacttttcaagagTATATATGTGTTGCTTTATTCACTTTTGCTCCAGCGGCCGCTTCAATGGGTTCAGCTTGTTTTCAGACCTCTCTTTCAGTGACATCTCAATATTTTGGTATAGATGGAGGTGTGTTGACCTGGTGTGTTAATAGTATCATGCTTGCTAATGGTGGCTGTATGCTATTGATGGGAGGAATTGCAGACGCTCTTGGGAGACGTAATTCGTTGAttattggtttcttttcttatgCTTTATTCTCGTTGATTGCAGGCTTCATGAAGAACTTTGCTGTTTTATGCATACTGCGCGCTCTTATGGGTGCTGCTGTTGCATGTGCAACCCCTGCAGCCGCAGGATTTCTTGGCTCTACCTACAAAGActccaaaagaaagaatatggCTATGAGTATCTTTGCGCTCGGATCTCCTGTTGGTGGTGCATCGGGTTACATAATTGCAGGTGTTTGTATAATAGCATTCAACTGGCGTGCAGTTCAATATTTTCTAGCTATTCTTTTTGGCTTCTGCTCCATAGGTGTGGTACTTTTTATGCCTGATGATGAGACTCGCATGCAAGGAATTCATGCCAGCCAGATTTTTAGGCATTTGGATTATGGTGGTTCGTTTATCTCGTTAGCAGCATTCACTCTCATTTGCTTCTCTCTTACTCAGGTAGATGCCGCTACAGATGGTTGGGGAACTCCTTACATTAttgctcttcttgttgtAGGTATAGTATTGATTCCAGTGTTTGTGCTCTACGAGATGCATATTCCCAGTCAACCTATTATGCCAATGGCTCTTTTCAAGAGTTGGAATTTTGATCTATGTATGATCATTTCtactttttcttggatAAACTTTCAAGGTGTGTTGAATTATTACTCTATTGTCTACTTTGAGATGATCCGTGGCTATTCGGCTATTTTAACAGCTTGCTGTTTACTTCCACAACCCATTTGTGGTATCTTTGCTAACATCTTTGCGGGCTTGACTATGCACAAGATTCCCGGTAGAATTTTTATTTTCGTCGGATGTCTTGGTTTTCTTATTGCTAGCATTATCTGGGCAACCTTTCCAATCGATAGAAATTATTTCTTGGGGCCTTTTTGGGCTTTCATTGTTTGTGTTTTGGGGGCTGATTTTATATACAACGTTGCCAATCGTTGCTCGTTGGGCCtcgttgaaaaagaagttcaGAGCAGAGCTGCAGGTACTTTTAATACTATCATTCAATTGGCCTCGTCGGTGGGTTTGGGACTTTCAAGTACaattgtttcttcaaaatataGTCTTTATGGTACATCTGAGCAAAATGACCATAAGCAAGAATTCTGGAATGCTATTAGATACGCCTTCTACTTTGGTATTGCATTGTCTGGAATTTCTTTGATCCTCAGCCTGTTTTTGAGGATTGGCGTCATTGGTGCTATCAGTGGACCCGACAAGGACGATTATGAAGAGCAGCACAAACAAGATAGAGTGGCGGATTTTGTTCCTGCCCTCTACTCAGGAAAGAACGCCAGCGAGGAAGGAGCCGCCAGTCAAAATATGCTCAATGACACGATTTGA